The following DNA comes from Thermodesulfobacteriota bacterium.
GTATCGTCAATCTCTATCTTAATTTCTTTATCCAGCTCCGGATAAACAAAAACAGAGGCAAAGGAGGTGTGACGTTTGCCGCTGGCGTTAAATGGCGAAATACGAACCAGTCGGTGGACACCGGTTTCCGTTTTTAAGTAACCGTACGGATATTCTCCGCTGGCGGTGAAAGTCACGCTTTTGATACCGGCTTCATCACCCGGTTGAAAATCGACCATATTGACTTTAAAGCCTTTTCGCTCCACCCATCTGACATACATTCTAAAGAGCATTTCGGCCCAGTCCTGTGCTTCGGTTCCTCCCGCACCGGCATTTATGGAAACGATGGCATTGTTTTGGTCATCTTTGCCGTTAAGCATGAGATCGAGGGAAAGCTTATTTATTCTTTCATCAATTTCTTCAAGCTTTGCACTGACTTCTTTTCGAGCTTCCTCATCCGACTCTTCCAGTGCCATTTCCAGAAGGAGTTCATTTTCTTCCATATCGTTGGAAAGCGATTTAAAGCTTTCTATTCTTGCGGAAAGGGATGTTCTTTCCTTCAAGATGGCCGTTGTTTCATCCGGGTTGTCCCAAAATCCGTCTTTGCTGATCTGATGTTCAATTTCAGCAAGCCTTTTTTCTTTGCCCCCTATGTCAAAGATAACCTCTTAACTGTTCCAATCGATCGTAAAATTCCTTTATGGTCTGCTTAAGTTCGCTGGACATGGTTATTTTCTCCTGTTGTTTTATT
Coding sequences within:
- the prfB gene encoding peptide chain release factor 2 (programmed frameshift) — translated: MSSELKQTIKEFYDRLEQLRGYLDIGGKEKRLAEIEHQISKDGFWDNPDETTAILKERTSLSARIESFKSLSNDMEENELLLEMALEESDEEARKEVSAKLEEIDERINKLSLDLMLNGKDDQNNAIVSINAGAGGTEAQDWAEMLFRMYVRWVERKGFKVNMVDFQPGDEAGIKSVTFTASGEYPYGYLKTETGVHRLVRISPFNASGKRHTSFASVFVYPELDKEIKIEIDDTDLRIDVYRASGAGGQHVNKTSSAVRITHMPSGIVVQCQQEKSQYRNKEMAMKVLKARLYQQQKQKQDDKFKEIHNSKDDIAWGSQIRSYVMHPYQMVKDHRTNLETGNVNEVLDGGLDPFIKKALLVRKA